TAGATAGAGATTATTTAAGCGGATTAGGCGAGTTTGACATAGCGTATTCATGGGGCGTTTTGCACCATACGGGCGCTATGTTCGACGCGCTCGCCAATATAGAAAAGCTTGTCGCGCCAAACGGCAGGCTATTTATCTCGATATATAACGATCTAGGAGGCGCCTCGCGCCGTTGGCGGTTAATCAAAAGAGCCTATAACGCCTCGCCAAAAATTATTCGCGCGTTAATCGTGGCGCTGTGCTATCCTCGCATTTGGGGACCAACCGTAATTAGAGATTTTCTGCGCCTAAAACCCTTTGAAACATGGCGCAACTACGCCAAGAGCAGGGGAATGTCCCCGCATAGAGACGTGATAGATTGGGTGGGCGGTTACCCGTTCGAGGTAGCCAAACCCGAAGTTATCTTTGAGTTTTACCGCGACAAAGGTTTTACGCTTAGCAAATTATTCACATGCGCCGGCGGTCATGGTTGCAACCAGTATGTTTTTGCTCGTCGGCAATCGTCTAGCAAATCCGTCAAGCCGCGTCCGAAGAAAACAAAAATATAGCCCGACTTTTTTGGTCTTGCCCGTTATAAG
This sequence is a window from Helicobacteraceae bacterium. Protein-coding genes within it:
- a CDS encoding class I SAM-dependent methyltransferase, encoding MSGANPERERETSGASEEIARGERFAFGDNWAKFLENLSELQIEEAQNDLKKMLEVDSLEGERFLDAGCGSGIHSLAARRLGANVVSFDYDPKSVACALELKRRYYADDPNWAIGEGSVLDRDYLSGLGEFDIAYSWGVLHHTGAMFDALANIEKLVAPNGRLFISIYNDLGGASRRWRLIKRAYNASPKIIRALIVALCYPRIWGPTVIRDFLRLKPFETWRNYAKSRGMSPHRDVIDWVGGYPFEVAKPEVIFEFYRDKGFTLSKLFTCAGGHGCNQYVFARRQSSSKSVKPRPKKTKI